The sequence below is a genomic window from Lycium ferocissimum isolate CSIRO_LF1 chromosome 9, AGI_CSIRO_Lferr_CH_V1, whole genome shotgun sequence.
ACCGCTCTGCCCCGAGCCTACAAGAACAAGCGACTACCCAGAttctctttgattttcttgagaTTAATTGTGAAGTAAAGTTGCAGAATTCTGGAACGATACGTTACTGCCAACATTTtagtaataaaaaattatattaattctCAATTGAAGGTATGAACTCCCATAgttaggggtgtcaatggttcGGTTCGGTCagttttttgcaaaaatttgtACCACCAATTTTTCAGTTACTTTACTATAtataaccaaaattaaacttttgGAAACCGTCCCAATGAGATCGGTTTTTCTTCGGTATCGATACGTTTCGGTATTTATTAAAAAGTCACCTAATGCAATACAAAAAACAAGGATTAAAAAGTTATGGGAGAAACAAACTAAAAACACTACATTATTGATGCTCACAAATACAACGACATCTACTTAtaacttagagcccgtttggattggcttataagctgttttcagcttttttgagtgtttggctggccggcttaaagccattttgtgcttaaaataagcccaaaaaaataattggctccgtttggcttagcttatctaaaaaAGCGACTTATAGGCTTTTTTAAGCCACGTCCAAACGGTCTTATACGGAACACACTACACGATAAATACGTATATTCGTTGCTTCtaaaagaatattaaaattattaaaaactaGAACTATACAATGGATTGATGGATCTTGCAGGTAGCAAGGCAGCAAACCAACGATTGTATCAAGACATGATAATTAGTGTTTAAAGATTATTTTTATCATAAGAAATTATTGAAAAGTAGAACTATATAAATTAACTGTCATATAGGTTCCGGTGGCAGTGGAGAAAGAGTAATTATactaaaaaaattagttaaagaATTTACAATATGAAGTTATATGTAGTTACTACCATTGCTAATTGGAATaagaactttaaaaatttagaaaaaatataaacaaaaagaagaggagTAGAAACCaaaccttttcttcttttggagcaGTTGATGATATTATCTTACAGTAGTGTTAGAgactttatgtattttgtttcaaTAGGGTCGACGAGTAGGTTTAAGTTTTAGTTATAGCCCTCtccatttaaattcatcccaagGACAAAATATCTAAGGCTATGTATTATAAACtatgatatataaaatatgtatttattcgattcggtttggtttggttcggttctgTATTTTTTCGGTATCTTTTATACAATAAAAAACTCACCCTAATTATTCGGTACGGTTATCAATTTATCTTAAAaccttcgattttattaaaaagaaccTAAAAAATCGGTTCAGTCGGTTCAATCGGTTTTTGAAAAACCGTTGACGAAAGAAATAATTgtccaagtgaagaagttgctCGAACGACCCTTTTCCCCCTAAAACAAATTGTCCAACATAATATATTTAAGAGAGAATTTTTAATGTTAATCTCCCACTTGGCCATAGTGGCGGTGGGAGTACTATATTTATGCCACATATATACATCAACTCTATATAACTACTTAACTATACATGCAAGACTTTAATatgatatcaaaatatattttcttaattaaccACTTATAAAATTCCacttatattattaatatatcATAAGTATAAAATTAAGACATATactaatatttcataaagattAAAACACTGATCTCACTCTAATCTCACGGGTATAAATTTTTGTACAATTAATTCTCATATtgaaaaaaagtgttttttctcatgagaaaatattttttttttaaaaactaaaatctcatttaaaagagAATATATACCATattaaaaatatacatatacttatatatatcgtTTTCAACGGTCCGAACGTACGGGGTCTTACACATCCTAATGCTACGATATGAGGTGTTACATCAAGAACCTAAAACACTATAAAAGGAATGTAAAACGGTAGCAAAGCATAGTCCTTATACACtaactagttatgtgaggcccgtgcGTCTTgcccaaactcaaaatataaaagcagatattttaactaaagaaatataatttgtgttagtacaagtgtacaacaacaacaacaacaatatatacccattgtagtcacaagtgggtagttatataaaagcaaaattttcattccactctttaatattttaacttccattttgatgaaattataacttatgtatcctaattttctgaagttatttagttctaaataaataatctatacatagttaatgaacttttaagacaaatacataatttaacttgtgcagcAGATGGAGCTGCTTCTCTCTTAAtcagggattaggggttcgaacatggatatgaaaaaaaaaatctttggaggaagcgctccccccgaataggcgcgatgcggtGCGAATTAtacggattaattgggctcaaatgcggatatagAGCACCAATcggaaaatcaaagaacgtgaaaaatgaggtaggaggtttgatagcttttgaaaagagactttaaaaacaaaaaacaaaaaaattgacataaataaataagattaggacctaaaagtaattaattaaaaagttttaaaaaatttgaaaattattgtaaggactacaaaaaaaaaattacgataATAGGCTTTTTGAAAAGtaaaactttaaaaacaaaaaaaacaaaaaaattgacttaaataaataaaattaggacataaaagtaattaatgaaaaaagtttttaaaaatttggaaaattattGTGAGAATTTCTACAAAAGtttcacattatatatatataatagtaattttgattttttccttGAAATCACTTTTGTTCAATAAAGTATTACAAAACACGTAGCGGCCCTGTCTGTTCGACTAtcaaatttaatattattttaattctcGTATTGTAAATATCTTAACTGAAATGATATTTTATGCTTCTAAAATTATTAACTTTCACAAAcctttttttcaattaaattaGATGTCCAAACAAAatctaacttttaaaatattatttctaaCTCGACCAAATATTATCCAAACGCGTACGTACATTACAAAGTTCAAATTTCATTATCACATTGACAAAGAAACCGTCGTACTTATTCCAAACACACAATGGTCCTTTCAGCATTCAAAGTCAGTATTTTCAAACCTATAATGGGacccacaaaaaaaataaatgaaaacatAAAGTGGGACCCGAAAAAGGAAATCACAATGAAGCAGGAACCAAAACGCCACGTACTAAGGGCCGTTTGTCCGTAATTTTAAATTATGATTTAAAGATGAAATTCTTCttggacatgtaatttgaatttcttaagttgtatttttttcataaatatgaaaattaacaATTTGTACAATCTCCCAACTCTTATGCAatcttaccaaaaaaaaattatgattcaTAAACAGGGaatcaaaatatcataagtcGCCGTATTAACTTATCACATATCTTCATAttccttttataaataaacGTTTATTGTTACATGTTAGTACAAAATTTCAAACACATGATTTTACAAAGGTTCATTTGTCCAAAAAATCAACAATATAGTAGTAACTATTCTTGAGTATAGTCATTCCACGTGATACAAACAATCTCTTCGCGTCGAGTATGAGTTTGGACcaaattttatggccaaacgccgaCTAGGACCCAGGGGTTTCGAGAATATTTACCCAAATGCATCCTTCTTCCTCTCCCATATAAAACGCGCCATTTGCAACCCTCACAGCCCCGTTTAAAAACCCTTAACCAAACCCTCAATCTTCACTCGCAAGTAAGCACTCCTCTCCACATTGTCATGCTAAAATGATTTCCCGGTCATACGCAACGGACACACAGTCCAAATCCTCCGATATCGCCGCCACCATCCTCGCCGCCTCATCTCCACCGCAGATCCTCGCCGCGTGCGACGCTGTTGAGTCGTTTCTACATAAGCATACAGCTGACCAGACTCGATGGTTCTTCTCCATCACTTTTCCAACCCTAATTTGTAAAATCTTCGGCTTCGAtgaatcttcttcttcttcttcagctGTTGTTAAGTCTGGATGGATAGATATCGCCGCTTTATCTAATGATTCTCAGCTCGCAGGTACGATTTTCCATTTCTGAGCTGATTATTTTGTCTTTACTGTTATGATTAACAAGGCAGATAATTTGAATGAAAAACTGTCTCATATAAATGATGgtaaaaaacacacctgaatTATCAGGTTGAACTATCAGGTGTGtgagtttcctacctgaactgttacaaattatttatcaaaacacaactCAACTATCTTTTCCTACATGAACTAAAAAGTGAACAAttaatagttgaggtgtgttttgataaatcgTTGTTGATAGTTCAGGTATGAAACTCACACACCTGATAGTTTAGGCCGGGAACTCATGAAAAAGTGGTaattcaggtgtgtttttgatcATTTACTCTAAATTTTATTAATCATAAGCCTTTTTATAGGCACATAAACAAAGTAGTAGACTCCTCCTGCAACTAAAGTATTAGACTCTCACTAAAACTAAGTTTAACTGAATATTCTACTAAATCAACTATTTGACTTCTCCTTTAACTAAACAACAAATTATTCTAGAAAACTATACCACTAACACATGTGACATCCAATATTTACTTCTGTTTTGTTAGATTACTCATTACGAAGAAGGAATAATTTCTTATAATCTTTTGTTTTTCATGATGTTATTTTAACTGTTTGTATATTTATCATCATGTTGTTATGAATTGCAGATAGATCATTTTTTGGTGATTATCTTGAATTATTCATCTAGAAAGCTAATTATAAAACCTCTTTGCATTTCggagttttcttataattctTTACGTTTTGCAGTGATTTAGTCGTTATTTTCTGTCATCCCATATGTTGTGGTTTGCAGGTAGAATTTTCagctactccctctgtttcaatttgtttgaacctatttcctttttagtccgtgtcaaagtgaatgacctctttcctaatttggaaacaaattcactttatgaatgttttacagccacacaaattttcaaggcttattttgaaccacaagtttcaaaagtcttccttctttcttaaatgtcgtgcccagtcaaatgggttcatataaattgaaacggagggagtattagtttAGTTTCATGCGCCACTTTTTGGTGGCCATAGTAAATTATACATTTCCAAAGTGAATTGATAATCCTCCTCTGATTTCCAGAAACTTCTTACTATTTCTTTACGTTTTGCAgtgtttttcattatttttattccTTTCGTAACAAATGTTGTTGTTTACAGGTAGAATTTTCAACTTATTATCGCCCACTGGGGTGTTGCTATCTTCTATTGTGGCTGCGGATGGGTTGTCTCTGGTTAAATATGTATTTCCTGTAGAAAGGTTACCCGAGTGGGTACGTTATATGCTTCAAAACGAGAGAGATTCACGGGTTTTATCTGACTTGTGCCCGTTGTTCAAAAATAGGTTGAAGGAGGACTCAGTTAAAGGTTCTTCATTTCAGGTTCAGTTGAATGTGCTTGAATATTACATGTTCTGGTTTATCTATTACCCTGTTTGTCGAGGGAATAGTGAGGGCCCTCAAACTGTAAGAGTTAGGAGAAGCAAAAGGTTTAGACTGGAGAATTGGGCTTATTCGATTCCAGGTTTGTCGAGCACCAAACGTGGGGCGGAGCAGAAGAATGAGGGCAATTTGTATATGCGTCTCTTGTATGCATATCTCCGTGCATATGTGCCTGTAGGTGACGTGAAGGCACATCAACCATATAGGAGCTCACTGCTTCAGTACTCTTTTGCCTATGACACTCCGGTTGTTGAAAAAGCAGAGTTCTTGGTCAATAGTCTGATACATTTTTGGTTAGTTGATAATGATTTCTCACCATTGCCTGTGATTTTGTGCAAATCATTTGGTGTGTCATTCCCTTTTCGTTCAGTACTGGGTGAGACTCCTCCTACTTCAGGATTAGGTGAAGTAGTAAATGTGTTTGTCAAGTATCTGAATCTGAGTTCAATTGCACCAACTGATGGAACTGACCAGGTTGACTACACTGAAAGTCCTAGGTGGAAGGTTGGGGGGACATTGAATGCTGCTCAGTCAAGAAATGCTGTTCCTGTTATGGATTCTGGTAACTCTTGGAACTCGTGGATCCAGAGGCCATTGTACAGATTGATATTGAGGACGTTCCTGTATTGTCCAGTGGAAAGTTCTATTAAAAATGCATCACAGGTGTTCACCTTGTGGGTTAGTTACCTGGAGCCCTGGACTATTTGTATGGAAGAATTTGCGGAACTTGATGCAGATTTGGCGAAGTCTAATAAAAGTACACTAAAGGAGGTTACCCCGTCAATGCTACGTGGCTATACCTCTTCTTGGCAAGGTTTTGTATTAGCTAACTACCTATACTACAGCTCTCTGGTCATGCATTTTATTGGTTTTGCCCACAAGTTTCTTCACACAGATCCGGAAGTGATAGTCAAGATGGTTTCAAAGGTCTGTTCCATTTTCACATCTTCCCTTTTGTGATTGTACAGAAGCTTCTGATGCACATTACTTTGGTGTTTGTTGCAATAACGAGTGACTGAATGCATGACATGTACTGCCAGTTATGTGTACGGTCTTAGTTTGACATGTTTTGTCATCAGTTGCCTTGATATGACTTCTTTAACTTTCAACTAGCTAACTGAAAGCTGCTCCAGATAATATGAGTCTGGTTGTTCCAGTTTCAACAAATACTGTGGATTTTCATTTTGACTATTGAGGCAGTTGTTGGAGATACTTATTTAACCTTCTTTTTGTTAATTGGAAGTGTTTTTGCCCACAGTTATATCCTAGAGGGTCTGGGATCCACAACTGCATATCTACCTACATTTCTTATAACTGAACTGTAAATGTTCCCTGCACTGAGATAGATGATTAATTGGAGAAAAAATGAAACATACAGATTGGCGTAGATGCCTGCCGTATTTGATGAAAGAAATTTTTTGCAATGAGTCGTTTGAAGAGCTTGGCGTAATAACTTGCATGGTGTtaagaggaaagaaaaaaattgtcttagTTGCCTTGCTAGAACCATGAATCACGGTCCACTTGAATGTTGAATTGTAAGATTTAATGGCATAGGAGCTGTGAGTTGTGGCTGTCATCTCAATTTTGctaatattttgaaagaaattgtCAACAGACTGGAATATCTACCCAGGAGCTGTTGGTCAAAATTATTTCGAGCCAGGTCCTGTAATTATATGCGTCtcagagctttttttttttttttttttttgataaggagCACATGTTGTTACTCCCCAGTGTTCTGTTGAAATCTGGGTTCATTGCATGTCTTTATCTTGATTGACTATTATATTAGTTAGGTATTCATGCttctattttactttcattCTCCTTGTCACTTCTGAAACTATGCTTTATTGTGCAGGTGATAACAGTATTAACCTCATCTACGGAACTGATGGACCTCATAAAAAATGTGGATATTGTATTTCATTCGAAAGCAACTGGATCATCTAAATCAATGCTTAATGCTTTGCATAGATATGTTCCTGCTATCCGTGAGCAATTACAGGTATTGTAATATCACGTCTTACCAGTCTTCCTTAATGCATCATTGCATTGTTAGCAATTGGCACACTTCACTTGATCTTTCCTCTTGGGCTTATTACACGAAATGTATTCTCTTTTGACTTATAGAAGTATCTTGTCAGCAAGTATCAGAAGTGGAGAAATGACGACCCCTGCAACAGTTAGTGGTTACAGTATGATGTGTAGATAATGGATGGAAAATAGACAAACGATATGGATAACTTTATTTTCCCTGATCTTCACTTGTACATTCCAACCAACATTTCTGAGCCATTTTAGGGATATAAGGTGGGCACTAATTTCTGTAAGGCCTGAAATTTGGTTTCTGTTTTCATGAAGAGATGCGTGATTTATGTTTATTGCATTTACCATTACGAAACCTGTTATCGTCTTCCTAAATTAGGTCATGTAGCTGAGGAATGGTTTTCCTTCCGAAAATATCAGAAACTGTCTCTGATTGAAAGTGTTCTAGGCTAATCTTTGTAATATATTCAAGTGTCTTATGAGCTTGTTCATGCCCAGGGCTCATCAGATTTTCCAGAAAGTATTAGGAACATGCTTTCTCGTGTGACCTTTCTAGTTGGGCTTAATTTTATGGCTATCCATGCTAACTCCAATAGTCATGAACCTACGTTGTGGTCTGAGTACATTCATCACTTGGTATCGCTTCTTTGATTCTTATATTCATTTCCAATTGTGTCAGGACTGGGAGGATGGCCTATCTGAGACTGATGCTGATGGTTCTTTTTTGCACGAGAACTGGAACAAAGATTTACAACTCTTCAGTGATGGTGAAGATGGTGGACAAAAGTTGCTTCAGGTGATCAATATTTGCAACTCTAGATATCTTTCTGCATAGGTTGCGCACTTGTGTCTGCGTGTTACTAACTCACTGTCTTTCAGCTGTTTGTATTGCGAGCCGAATCTGAACTGCAATCGATTGGAGGAGAAAATCTTTCTCAAAACCTCCAGTGTTTGGACAGACTGAAATCTGAGCTATGCCAGTTATTTGGTGGCCCTATTTTGCAGCCCATGAATACGCCAGAGACGGTACAATATGAGCACCTGCGGAATGAAATCTTTAAACCTAGAAGTTTTGGCAACAGAGCAATGGTTGATATTAAATACAAGGGTGATTGGATGAAGCGGCCCATCTCAGATGATGAAATTGGGTGGCTGGCAAAGGTGCTTGTAAAGCTATCAGGCTGGTTGAACGAGAGTCTTGGTCTGAGCCAAATCGAGAGCAGCCAAGAGAGTCCTTCTTGGTCATATGTTGACTTGTCCAGTGATGCAAGGAGTGTAAGTGGACCCATGGAAACTATTAAAGTTATGTTGTgctctttcatttcctttcttcttgtgTTAAGTGGGGCTGGTTTGAGGTTCATGAGAGAGCATGGCTTCAGGGTGAATCTCAGGGTCTTAGCATCAAAGAAGGTGGTAGTGGTGTTGCTTCTCGTTGCTGCTTTCAGTCTACTTAGGAGAGCTTTTTGCAGAGTTGGGTAATGTGTACATGGGGGATCAAGCAACATAACAGAATGAAGAACACGATGATAGGTCTAGGAGTGAATGAAAAAAGAACAGAAATactcaagagagagagagagagagagagagagagagcaaaaagaaaggaaagaaaatctACCGTCTTGCaaggttttgtttttgttttgtttgtaaaTGGGCTATGTTGTGCAACATGGAGAAGTAATATAACAACCTTGTTTGCAGCTTTCAGTTAGATATTGTTCTTGTTCCTAGCTGAAACAATAAGCTTTCTTGTGCCTTGATGAAGTCTTGTGCACCACAAACTGTCAAGAGCCGTGTCTCCTAGGAACCACAAAGCCTGCGTTTTGAATGGGATTATTACTGCTTTTGTTGTTTTATGGCTAAACACTAGGAGCTTAGAACTCATCAGAAAAGTTTCTTCAGTAGCGCGCTTGGGGAATCCACCTCTTTGCATGTATCGTTTGTCTACTTGCCCCATTCTTGGTATTATGCATTTATGGTAAACATTGCCCCGATGTGAATGAAGTACAAACATTAGGCAATGAACAGAGCGAATTCAGTGTCTATATgatcttattttatgtatatacatttcctttttttccttttttgcacACGTATGCATATGTAGTTTGAGCCGAAAGTAATGGTTtaattgaatgtatgaaatCTAATATTGATTCTATTTGCTTCAAGTACATCAAGAGATTTAAATAGAAGTGATTCGAAATTCAAATTTGCCTTTTCGACAAGGCGTGAAAGAGTGTTGTTCATTCTTTGAAGGATATATTTATTCTTTGTGAAAATGTGTCATCCAATCTTTAAGAGTACATCCATTCTTGAAAGGTATGTTAGCTGCCTTGTTGAATTTGTACCTATCCCGCCAACCCAAAAATCAGATCCTGTGTTTCTACAAGTTCTCTTTTGGTTCGTCATGTTTTCACCGCCTTCAAGAGTGTTTTATTCAATACTTGGATTCCTGCTAAATCAGTTGAGAGATTTAAGGGATTTTGGGAACTTCTATTTGTATGCGTATTAGAAGATTACTGGGTGGTTCTTCGTACCTTTAGAGTAGGACGTCAATTACTTACAAGTAG
It includes:
- the LOC132030349 gene encoding uncharacterized protein LOC132030349; its protein translation is MISRSYATDTQSKSSDIAATILAASSPPQILAACDAVESFLHKHTADQTRWFFSITFPTLICKIFGFDESSSSSSAVVKSGWIDIAALSNDSQLAGRIFNLLSPTGVLLSSIVAADGLSLVKYVFPVERLPEWVRYMLQNERDSRVLSDLCPLFKNRLKEDSVKGSSFQVQLNVLEYYMFWFIYYPVCRGNSEGPQTVRVRRSKRFRLENWAYSIPGLSSTKRGAEQKNEGNLYMRLLYAYLRAYVPVGDVKAHQPYRSSLLQYSFAYDTPVVEKAEFLVNSLIHFWLVDNDFSPLPVILCKSFGVSFPFRSVLGETPPTSGLGEVVNVFVKYLNLSSIAPTDGTDQVDYTESPRWKVGGTLNAAQSRNAVPVMDSGNSWNSWIQRPLYRLILRTFLYCPVESSIKNASQVFTLWVSYLEPWTICMEEFAELDADLAKSNKSTLKEVTPSMLRGYTSSWQGFVLANYLYYSSLVMHFIGFAHKFLHTDPEVIVKMVSKVITVLTSSTELMDLIKNVDIVFHSKATGSSKSMLNALHRYVPAIREQLQDWEDGLSETDADGSFLHENWNKDLQLFSDGEDGGQKLLQLFVLRAESELQSIGGENLSQNLQCLDRLKSELCQLFGGPILQPMNTPETVQYEHLRNEIFKPRSFGNRAMVDIKYKGDWMKRPISDDEIGWLAKVLVKLSGWLNESLGLSQIESSQESPSWSYVDLSSDARSVSGPMETIKVMLCSFISFLLVLSGAGLRFMREHGFRVNLRVLASKKVVVVLLLVAAFSLLRRAFCRVG